The Eremothecium cymbalariae DBVPG#7215 chromosome 1, complete sequence DNA segment ATTCCCAGAAGATCGTTGATCCTCTCAATGTTCTCTAATACTAGAGTTAGACTACCGCATGACTTTGCCTCATAACATTCCCTTAGCTTACCCAGTGCATCGTGAAATGCATCCTCCTGTTTATTGTTCTTTGCATATTCGCCTAACTCTTCTATTCCCTTTATCACTAAAGCTAAGTCTGTGCCATTAACGCGATTTGTTTCACTAGTTTGCGTTTGTGTGTTGTCCAGCTCCCAGAGTTGGTCAGTCTCGTTGGATATACGGCTCAATTGTGACTTGATCTCATCGTCGGACAGTTCTTTGAGAATAGAATTCTTCGCCCCAATCAGcttctccttcaacttcttctcgAGTCTAGCAACCTCAGCGTCTGTTTCGGCTATATCTTCTATGACCGATCCTTGTAGAGGTTGCGAAATAAAGTACTCATCGTAATTTTCTCTTGAAGTAAGAATTGACTCAATCAACTGCTCAGCTTCAATGGTATGGTTCTTTTCGCCTACCAATATATCTTGAATTACTAATTCCATTGGATCCCTTAACTTAAATGAGGTACTCAACTAATTTTGATGTATTAAAGGTAATTCGTAATGGCCCAATCTGCTCCTTTCCATCAAAcaataatttcaaaacaaaactcCGAAAAACACCTCAAAACACTTTGTAGCGTctcaatatatatatatatgaccGGTTAAAGCGCTGCAAAGTCAAATGATCCGCTATTAATCCTGGGTATTATAGCTAAATGAATGCATATCTGTAGGGTCCACATCTGACTTCAAACgagatatatatcaacAGTCATGTTTAACGATAGAAATAAGTCTAAAATAATTGCTGGTCTTAAAAGGGGTAGAATATCTATAACATAAGTACAGAGAAGCCGCATTTTGCTCAGTCATACAGGTGATATCAGAAGCTTTAGGAGGTATATTGTTGATTGAATAGGTCTAAGGGTGTTATTGTTCGACATGGAAggtatattttttaatattgataatggATTCATTGAAGGTGTGGTCAGAGGGTTCCGTAATGGTCTATTAACGACTAATCAGTACCTTAATTTAACACAGTGTGATAATTTAGATGATTTGAAATTGCAACTTTCATCAACAGACTATGGCAATTTTTTGTCAAATGTGTCATCTGAAGCGTTGACCACTTCAATTATTCAAGAACGTGCATCTAATAAGTTGTATCAAGAGTTTCAGTATATTAGAGATCAGTCTAGTGGAAATACCAAAACTTTTCTGGATTATGTGACATATGGATATATGATTGATAATGTTGCGTTGATGATTACGGGTACGATTCATGAGAGAGACAAGGCTGAAATTTTATCTCGTTGTCATCCTTTAGGTTGGTTCGATACGTTGCCCACCTTGACTGTGGCAACTGATTTGGAGTCTTTGTATCAAACAGTTTTGGTAGACACTCCATTGGCACCATATTTCCGTGACTGCTTTAATACTTCTGACGAACTAGATGACGTCaatattgaaattattagaaataaaTTATATCGAGCCTATTTACAAGATTTCTACGATTTTGTGACTACTGAAATCCCGGAACCTGCGCGTATGATTGTCCAGGAGATGCTAGATTTTGAGGCTGACAGAAGAGCTATAAATATAGCCTTAAATTCTCTGCAGTCTTCGGATGTTATTACTTCAGAATTAAAACGTGAGTTATTACCCAGTATAGGAAAATTGTATCCTACGATGACAGAACAGATGGCCACACAGGCAACTGACTTTgattctttaaaatctaTTCTCAATAATGTCCATGAATATCGGGGCATCTTTGAAACCAAGAATATTGAGGATCAATTCtataaaattgaaatgGAAATGTGTCGCGATGCATTTACTCAACAGTTTACAGTATCTGCCATTTGGGCATGGTTGAAGTCCAGGGAACAAGAAGTGCGTAACATAACATGGATTGCTGAATGCATTGCACAAAATCAAAGAGAAAGaataaataattatatatctgtatatTGATAGAGAGCacatttatattatatttatactgTAAATATAGTAAGTGTCGTCATCTATTATGATAGATAATACAACTTTAATAGACActtttatatattgatGCTTATGGAATTTGTTTAAGAGAGTATTCGATCAGTAataattattaaattattttACGACTAATTGGGTATGTTAAATAACAACTTCAATGCATCTGCCAGAGTCTTCCACAGTTAAAAATATGCTTTTACAACCAGGTTCCAATTCAAATTTTATTGCAGGAAGCCCGCCCTGATACATGTGCGCATTTTTGCACTGCgaaatatcaataaatgTAAGTGGTGCAAATCCTCCGAGTAACGAATCTACCCCAGATCTAGTTACCCTTAAGCACCCTTTTAACACTATGTTATGTAACTTCCGTAGGTGCATTGATATTCCTAACAACGAGACATTACTCACAGCTCTACCGCAGAAGCTTAAATCTAAGGTTCGAAGATTTGGACATCCTATCCACAACAACTCAATTGCAACATCTGTTaaagaacaacaaaaagacaaattcaaattttgcaaattcGGTGTGCAATTGGCAATTGAACGGATGCCACTATCTGTCAGAAATATGCATTCACTCAAAATTAAAGTGTGCAAGTTTAAAAAGGACTGATAACTCCAATATGTAAACCCTGAATTAGTAAGCCCAGTGCATCGTGTAAGATCAATATAGCTCAGTCTATCCTTACCATAAATTGAAATATGATACAAAGTTAGATCGGTTATATTTTTGCAATACCTCAATATTAGTGTGTGTAAATTTTGACAACCTATAACATTGGGTCTACAAGATGCATTCCCATCAAAAGCTTCCGTTGCAATTGTTGGCTTGTCAATTTGATAAATCGGTTTAAGGTTATCGTTTTTATCGCTTGCCCGTCCGTTTTCATGCTCAAAGCAATCGGGCGCGTTAGTCGTCGACACCGAAGTACTCAGCATTGTATTCTCCCATCCAATAAGTCGCTGTATTACATCATCCCGAACTTTCCTACAGTTACTTAGATCAATTTCATTTAAAATTCGACCAATTGAAGGGGCAGCAACATCCATAATAGCCATAGCACTTATTTCCCAGCAGCTTCtcatttttaattttctaAGCTGACCACCTATGCAAGTTTCATTAATCATATACGAGAAGCCGTTATCAGTTAAATGGTAGCAGTTGGAGATATCGATTGATTTTGGTCTTGAACCGACAAAATCGGAAATCTGCATTAAAGCCTTATCATCAATTGACTTGTTCCACGGCGTCAAGTCTAGTTCGTCGAACAAACCTGAAGCCACATACAATAACTGTCTCCATTTCCTGCAAACGAATCTtaacttcatcaattctGGTAAACtcaaaaattgaaaacatCGCAATAAAAGGCGATCTGGTAATGAACCGACAGAAACTTTAGGTAGATTACTTTCCTTTGCACTTACAGCAAGATCTAATAGTTTTATCTTCTTGAGTTGTGGCATATGTTGAACAGAATCGGTAGAGGAAGCAGATAACAACTTTCTACTGTCTAGTCTTGAATTTAATTCTGGTGCTCCCACATCTACTGGGTGACAGTTGCAAGTATCTGTACCACCAGCAGATAATTTCGATATACTGCAAATTTGTAGACTTAATGGGGACATAGATCGAGAAGTTGAGGGAACAGTTTTCGATACTTTGAGACGCTGAGAGAGTGACTTAGGctttaattttttgattctgGAATTAAGAGAAAAATTTCGATCGAAGGAAATCCTAGAGGTTACATCATGTGGTGATTTCTGAGTGGAACTGTAATAAATGGAATGATCTGATACATCATAAATCTCTGAGGCACTTTGAAGATCATTGTTCCGCGAATTCGGAAGCAACTTGAGTAGGCTTTCTGTCTTATTTGGCACTTCCATTGTTTCATGCACAGTGATTGAAGCGCCTATGGAAGTTATGTTTTGAGGTCCTGCTTTAAGCTTTGGAGTGCTCCTTTCTTCTGATGTCTTTTTAATTTCCTGTCTTATCCATGGGTATCGTTTACAAAATTCAGTCAAAGTTTCCCCAGTTAGAACTAACAAGGAGCATTCTGAAACAGATCTAATATCTACCGATCGTGTGCAAGTAGAATGAGAAATGGGTTCTATGTCACAAACAGAATTCAAAACCCCCTTTTCACCGAAGTACTGCCCTGGTCCAAATTTTGCCAGTACTTTGGTGCTCCTTGAATCAACGTCAGGGTCATGGTTTAAAACTTCTACTTCGCCACTTAGGACAAAGTACACATCATTTCCATAATCACCTTTGCgaaagatatattgaaaaggCTGAAATTTCTTAATATCCACACAAAGTGCTAAACTATGAAGAATATCTTTGGGTAATGTTGTGAATAGCGGTATACTTTTCAAGAATTGATGAGTGGAAACCGAATCGTCAATGTTTACAAATGAAAGAGTTAATTGGTTTGGTTGGGCGAACCCATGGTTTGGCACTGACTCAGGAGTTTTCAGCTGTAATGTCAGCCCTTCCTGTTCTGTGAATGAAGAATAGCCTTCATGATTTGCATCCAAAGTATTGAGGTTTTGATCGATGATATTGGTTATGCAGgctttccttttcttgCCTTGCCTTGCAAGTCTTTCTTGAGCCTCATCTCTGATCTGTCGTTCTACTGACGGGTAGTCTGTCAGTAATTGTTCGAAGTTCTCAGCCGTCAAAACGCCAACTAGAAGTTGTGATTTAGCTACCACCGTCGCAGTGCGTGGTCTATTAAATAAGATACCAATTTCACCAAAATAGAATCCTTCGACCAATTCAGCATGTATAGTCTCACCATCTGGGGATATAACATTAACGGCACCTTTGAGGATCCAATACATGGTCCGCGCTGATTCTCCTGCCTTTAGAATATATTGCTGGGCGTGGTAAGTAACTAGCTTTAGCTTTCTCGCAATTGAAACATAAAAAGCCTGGGAGGCATTCTGGAATAGTGAAAAACTCATTAACTTTTCAAGGGAGAAGGgtgaaatattatctagTTGTGATACAGCCCAGGGGTCATCTGATACATAACACTCCGTCTCATTTTCATAAGCTCCATCATAATTAGGCGCTTTTTTACTAATATAATTACATTTTTCATCAGTAGTCATATAGCCCTTGCTCGTTTCAACAACATCTTCGTACTTATTACTGATACGGCCATTCTCACTCACTTCGATCCCCAACCTTGTCTTCTTCAACACATCCACTTCCGTGGAATCTTCCTCCTTATGCTGACGTTTCTGAACTACCGTATCATCATATACAACACCCTCTCGTTGCATGCATTTGTGCATCCACTGTGGAACTAAAACACCCGTATTTCCATGCGAAACTTCCCGACTATAGCT contains these protein-coding regions:
- the VMA6 gene encoding H(+)-transporting V0 sector ATPase subunit d (similar to Ashbya gossypii AER146C) codes for the protein MEGIFFNIDNGFIEGVVRGFRNGLLTTNQYLNLTQCDNLDDLKLQLSSTDYGNFLSNVSSEALTTSIIQERASNKLYQEFQYIRDQSSGNTKTFLDYVTYGYMIDNVALMITGTIHERDKAEILSRCHPLGWFDTLPTLTVATDLESLYQTVLVDTPLAPYFRDCFNTSDELDDVNIEIIRNKLYRAYLQDFYDFVTTEIPEPARMIVQEMLDFEADRRAINIALNSLQSSDVITSELKRELLPSIGKLYPTMTEQMATQATDFDSLKSILNNVHEYRGIFETKNIEDQFYKIEMEMCRDAFTQQFTVSAIWAWLKSREQEVRNITWIAECIAQNQRERINNYISVY
- the BCY1 gene encoding cAMP-dependent protein kinase regulatory subunit BCY1 (similar to Ashbya gossypii AER145W), producing the protein MYTNKSRQTHPHRRSLLSNVVRFSDSSLGMESEKYGFSIVQCKSGVASYSREVSHGNTGVLVPQWMHKCMQREGVVYDDTVVQKRQHKEEDSTEVDVLKKTRLGIEVSENGRISNKYEDVVETSKGYMTTDEKCNYISKKAPNYDGAYENETECYVSDDPWAVSQLDNISPFSLEKLMSFSLFQNASQAFYVSIARKLKLVTYHAQQYILKAGESARTMYWILKGAVNVISPDGETIHAELVEGFYFGEIGILFNRPRTATVVAKSQLLVGVLTAENFEQLLTDYPSVERQIRDEAQERLARQGKKRKACITNIIDQNLNTLDANHEGYSSFTEQEGLTLQLKTPESVPNHGFAQPNQLTLSFVNIDDSVSTHQFLKSIPLFTTLPKDILHSLALCVDIKKFQPFQYIFRKGDYGNDVYFVLSGEVEVLNHDPDVDSRSTKVLAKFGPGQYFGEKGVLNSVCDIEPISHSTCTRSVDIRSVSECSLLVLTGETLTEFCKRYPWIRQEIKKTSEERSTPKLKAGPQNITSIGASITVHETMEVPNKTESLLKLLPNSRNNDLQSASEIYDVSDHSIYYSSTQKSPHDVTSRISFDRNFSLNSRIKKLKPKSLSQRLKVSKTVPSTSRSMSPLSLQICSISKLSAGGTDTCNCHPVDVGAPELNSRLDSRKLLSASSTDSVQHMPQLKKIKLLDLAVSAKESNLPKVSVGSLPDRLLLRCFQFLSLPELMKLRFVCRKWRQLLYVASGLFDELDLTPWNKSIDDKALMQISDFVGSRPKSIDISNCYHLTDNGFSYMINETCIGGQLRKLKMRSCWEISAMAIMDVAAPSIGRILNEIDLSNCRKVRDDVIQRLIGWENTMLSTSVSTTNAPDCFEHENGRASDKNDNLKPIYQIDKPTIATEAFDGNASCRPNVIGCQNLHTLILRYCKNITDLTLYHISIYGKDRLSYIDLTRCTGLTNSGFTYWSYQSFLNLHTLILSECIFLTDSGIRSIANCTPNLQNLNLSFCCSLTDVAIELLWIGCPNLRTLDLSFCGRAVSNVSLLGISMHLRKLHNIVLKGCLRVTRSGVDSLLGGFAPLTFIDISQCKNAHMYQGGLPAIKFELEPGCKSIFLTVEDSGRCIEVVI